A stretch of Anoplopoma fimbria isolate UVic2021 breed Golden Eagle Sablefish chromosome 4, Afim_UVic_2022, whole genome shotgun sequence DNA encodes these proteins:
- the slu7 gene encoding pre-mRNA-splicing factor SLU7, whose protein sequence is MAEESTVASEGIVGLDEPKKMTREDWRKKKELEEQRKLGNAPAEVDEEGKDINPHIPQYISSVPWYIDPSKRPTLKHQRPQDETEAPYSSVGEWYKRGVQENAVTTKFRKGACENCGAITHKKKDCLERPRRVGARFTGTSIAPDEHSQVQLDLDYDGKRDRWNGYNPEDHHRIVEEYAKVDLAKRTLKAQKLQDELASGKLDQEREHDSEDEDEDKYADDIDMPGQNFDSKRRITVRNLRIREDTAKYLRNLDPNSAYYDPKTRAMRENPYSNTGMNPDEVGYAGDNFARYSGATITMAQTQLFAWEAYERGSEVHLQADPTKLELLHRSFKVKKEDFKEKQRDGILEKYGGEEHLDAPPRELLLAQTEDYVEYSRHGAVLKGLEKAVARSKYEEDVIINNHNCIWGSFWKDGFWGYKCCHSMVKQSYCTGESGIGINNSDCVPFDEGLTEIQEEEQPKTLLEMHRDKMMKEKKKKKNKKNKNKKHGSDSSDSEDEEKKKEKLRKALEAEDKRVKHVDAIMQVEERKRPYTSLQEVKAPTEEEMEAFRMKRCREDDPMASFLGQ, encoded by the exons ATGGCGGAGGAGAGTACGGTGGCCTCGGAGGGCATCGTGGGCCTCGATGAGCCCAAGAAGATGACCAGGGAGGactggaggaagaagaaggagctggaggagcagaggaagctGGGAAACGCTCCAGCTGAGGTGGACGAGGAGGGGAA gGACATAAACCCTCACATCCCACAGTATATTTCATCGGTGCCATGGTACATCGACCCGTCCAAAAGGCCCACACTAAAGCATCAGAGACCACAGGATGAAACTGAAGCGCCATATTCAAGTGTTGGAGAGTGGTACAAGAGAGGAGTGCAAGAG AATGCTGTCACCACTAAGTTTCGTAAGGGGGCTTGTGAGAACTGTGGTGCCATAACTCACAAGAAGAAGGACTGCTTGGAG CGACCCAGAAGAGTTGGGGCGAGGTTCACGGGTACCAGCATAGCCCCAGATGAACACAGTCAGGTACAGCTTGACTTGGACTATGATGGGAAGCGAGATCGCTGGAATGGGTATAACCCTGAGGACCACCATCGCATCGTGGAAGAATACGCCAAAGTAGATCTG GCCAAAAGGACATTGAAAGCACAGAAGCTTCAGGATGAGTTGGCCTCTGGAAAATTGGATCAA GAGCGGGAACACGACAgcgaggatgaggatgaagataaATATGCAGATGACATCGACATGCCGGGTCAGAACTTTGACTCCAAGAGACGAATCACTGTTAGGAATCTGCGTATCAGAGAAGACACAGCTAAA TACCTGAGGAATTTGGATCCAAATTCAGCATATTATGATCCAAAGACTCGAGCTATGCGAGAGAACCCGTACTCCAACACCGGCATGAATCCCGATGA GGTGGGGTATGCTGGAGACAATTTTGCTCGCTATAGTGGGGCCACCATCACCATGGCTCAAACACAGT TGTTTGCCTGGGAGGCCTATGAGAGAGGCTCTGAGGTGCATCTGCAAGCCGACCCCACCAAACTTGAGCTGCTCCATCGGTCCTTCAAAGTCAAGAAGGAAGActtcaaagagaaacagagggacgGCATTCTAGAGAAG TATGGAGGCGAAGAGCACTTGGACGCTCCGCCTCGGGAGCTGCTCCTGGCCCAGACAGAAGACTACGTGGAGTACTCTCGTCACGGTGCTGTACTGAAGGGACTTGAGAAGGCCGTGGCTCGCTCCAAGTATGAAGAGGACGTGATCATCAATAACCACAAT TGTATTTGGGGCTCCTTCTGGAAGGATGGCTTCTGGGGATACAAGTGTTGTCACTCCATGGTCAAACAGAGTTACTGCACAGGAGAGAGTGGAATTGGAATT AACAACTCAGACTGTGTTCCATTCGATGAGGGACTGACGGAGATACAGGAGGAAGAGCAGCCCAAGACTCTGCTGGAA ATGCATCGAGATAAGAtgatgaaagagaagaagaagaagaaaaataagaaaaacaagaacaagaagcACGGCTCTGACAGCAGCGAttcagaggatgaagagaagaagaaggagaagctGAGAAAG GCACTAGAAGCAGAGGACAAGCGGGTGAAGCACGTTGACGCAATAatgcaggtggaggagagaaagaggccgTACACCAGCTTACAGGAAGTGAAGGCACCCactgaggaggagatggaggccTTCCGCATGAAACGCTGCCGCGAAGATGATCCCATGGCTTCCTTCCTGGGACAGTGA